Proteins found in one Borreliella valaisiana VS116 genomic segment:
- a CDS encoding divergent PAP2 family protein has product MIMALLTNDLFLSCLVSGISAQVIKYGIQTVKTRKLKLTPAHLLKKIFLETGGMPSSHSSTVTALSTSIALTEGIGTNFIIALAFALITIRDSFGVRYMSGVQAEYLNALSEKLKKEIKIDTTKIKVVKGHKKKEVLTGIIIGIVSAYIVCYL; this is encoded by the coding sequence ATGATAATGGCATTGCTTACCAATGATCTTTTTTTATCTTGTCTTGTATCAGGAATTTCTGCGCAAGTAATTAAATATGGTATCCAAACCGTAAAAACAAGAAAGTTAAAACTAACTCCAGCACATCTTTTAAAAAAAATTTTTTTAGAAACAGGGGGCATGCCAAGCAGTCATTCATCAACAGTTACTGCTCTTTCAACTTCAATTGCACTAACTGAAGGAATAGGTACAAATTTTATAATAGCTCTTGCCTTTGCCCTTATTACAATAAGAGATTCTTTCGGCGTAAGATATATGTCTGGGGTTCAAGCAGAATATTTGAATGCATTATCAGAAAAATTAAAAAAAGAAATAAAAATTGACACAACAAAAATAAAAGTGGTCAAAGGACATAAAAAGAAAGAGGTTCTAACGGGCATAATAATAGGGATAGTCTCTGCATATATTGTGTGCTATTTATAA
- a CDS encoding RnfABCDGE type electron transport complex subunit D: MLDLEKVKTILKKYNKYEVSIDEIQIPEYALIPLEVENSKSIIYIIEKQKIEENQILSKNSNIELYTYSPISGIVEKIYTANFPDGKKLKSALIKFQGKIKTEKTAIEDEISREKTLEKLIQLGIPWFNENSLFQFINKCKKIDKMILLTNGKDAFTNISEALMAEKLEEILSGFQIIDKIFKFKEITIISNKDELKKELDKLNIFKNRKIQIKYLENAYPYTNHEMIMHFLYNSKNTKDDINPHNNILLVNIEDLYNTNLAIKNNNPYKEKFVAINGNKKIKSRILKVKIGTSFSQIINEKIDTKKYEIFLNNPANQIKIKTLNIPITRDVYSITILKKKSIYDKVRELFIPSFSPLQMENIIFSYLKNEKINDNNKLKIFKYTDKEVEEEINKVKKEIKGKILNENLINGIIYTENNLKDIYFTIILSLLPSLIFSFLNNTKFMTDTLLLIFISIAIYIPIMLKINYKCLSFFVYNALIISIILPLNLGITLKITSLLFTFLVFFYFFRLSAFLANPILISFMFFVLNFPISFKQNYQEGLKNSISIIPTWNEIIKTNPSIKNLKSLNTLTRYENKKIDAIENFVNKNIFSVFNIIVTRFHIESLLGVNNEKKISPILLYFGLLLIVGKYIINKLIPLSFYISLMTISYIAHNIGILSHISSDMLTLLISPIPMLLIFTIATEVQITPHFKFEQILYGSLLASIYFLTLSYIPFETLSVIISIFILQASSNLIKKYSLTLKIKKIMHFLKTNKEKALKIPLENEKDIIKL; the protein is encoded by the coding sequence ATGCTAGACTTAGAAAAAGTAAAAACAATTTTAAAAAAATATAATAAATATGAAGTAAGCATTGACGAGATTCAAATACCTGAATATGCACTAATACCCCTTGAAGTAGAAAATTCAAAATCCATAATATACATAATTGAAAAACAAAAAATAGAAGAAAATCAAATTTTATCAAAAAATTCAAACATAGAACTGTACACATACTCTCCAATATCTGGAATAGTAGAAAAAATATACACAGCCAACTTTCCAGATGGGAAAAAATTAAAATCTGCATTAATCAAATTTCAAGGAAAAATAAAAACCGAAAAAACCGCAATTGAAGATGAAATTTCAAGAGAAAAAACCCTAGAAAAATTAATTCAACTGGGAATCCCTTGGTTTAACGAAAATTCTTTATTTCAATTCATAAACAAATGTAAAAAAATAGACAAAATGATTTTATTAACAAATGGAAAAGATGCGTTTACAAATATTTCAGAAGCATTGATGGCAGAAAAATTAGAAGAAATTCTTTCGGGATTCCAAATAATCGACAAAATATTTAAATTCAAAGAAATAACAATAATATCAAATAAAGACGAACTGAAAAAAGAATTGGACAAATTAAATATTTTTAAAAACAGAAAAATACAAATTAAATATTTAGAAAATGCATATCCTTATACAAATCACGAAATGATAATGCACTTTTTATACAACAGTAAAAATACAAAAGATGATATAAATCCTCATAATAATATTTTATTAGTAAATATTGAAGATCTATATAACACAAATCTTGCTATAAAAAATAACAATCCTTATAAAGAAAAATTTGTAGCCATAAATGGAAATAAAAAAATAAAAAGTAGAATACTGAAAGTAAAAATTGGAACCTCTTTCAGCCAAATAATAAACGAAAAAATTGATACAAAAAAATATGAAATTTTTTTAAACAACCCAGCCAACCAAATAAAAATCAAAACATTAAACATACCAATAACAAGGGATGTTTATAGCATCACCATATTAAAGAAAAAGTCAATATATGACAAAGTTAGAGAATTATTTATACCCAGTTTTTCACCATTGCAAATGGAAAATATTATTTTTTCATACTTAAAGAATGAAAAAATAAATGATAACAACAAATTAAAAATATTTAAATATACAGATAAAGAAGTAGAAGAAGAAATAAATAAAGTTAAAAAAGAAATTAAAGGTAAAATTCTAAATGAAAATCTAATAAATGGAATAATATACACTGAAAACAACTTAAAAGATATATACTTTACTATCATATTATCATTATTGCCCAGTTTAATATTTTCTTTCCTAAACAACACAAAATTTATGACAGACACTTTGCTGTTAATATTTATTAGCATAGCAATCTATATACCAATAATGCTAAAAATTAATTACAAATGTTTGTCTTTTTTTGTTTACAATGCCTTAATAATAAGCATTATATTGCCTTTAAATTTAGGAATTACACTAAAAATAACATCCTTATTATTTACTTTTTTAGTATTTTTTTACTTTTTCAGGCTATCAGCATTTTTAGCAAATCCTATACTAATTTCTTTTATGTTTTTTGTATTAAATTTTCCAATAAGTTTTAAGCAAAACTATCAAGAAGGGCTTAAAAACTCAATATCAATAATTCCAACCTGGAACGAAATAATTAAAACAAATCCAAGCATAAAAAATTTAAAAAGTTTGAATACCTTAACAAGATATGAAAATAAAAAAATCGATGCAATTGAAAATTTTGTAAATAAAAACATTTTTTCCGTTTTCAACATAATTGTGACAAGATTTCATATTGAAAGTCTTTTGGGAGTTAATAATGAAAAAAAAATATCTCCTATCTTACTTTACTTTGGACTCTTATTAATAGTTGGCAAATATATAATTAATAAATTAATACCATTGTCATTCTATATAAGCTTAATGACAATCTCGTACATAGCACATAATATAGGAATACTAAGCCACATCAGTTCAGATATGTTGACGTTACTTATTTCTCCAATACCAATGCTCTTAATATTTACAATAGCTACAGAAGTACAAATAACACCTCACTTCAAATTTGAGCAAATACTTTACGGATCACTATTGGCATCTATATACTTTTTAACATTAAGCTATATTCCTTTTGAAACTTTATCGGTCATAATATCAATTTTTATCTTACAAGCAAGCTCAAATTTAATAAAAAAATATAGTTTAACCTTAAAAATTAAAAAAATAATGCATTTTTTGAAAACAAATAAAGAAAAAGCACTCAAAATTCCTCTCGAGAATGAAAAGGATATAATAAAACTATGA